A genome region from Akkermansiaceae bacterium includes the following:
- a CDS encoding putative toxin-antitoxin system toxin component, PIN family produces the protein MIRAVLDTNVLLAALRSRNGASFEILSRFAKDQFVMVIGNTVLSEYDEVLKRECPGFGIPLETIDRYLDAICARAIFFQTSAFWKPALPDPDDEAFAQLALEAKVGYLITHNQRHFPADRLPALKITTPREFLDILQTAKP, from the coding sequence ATGATCCGTGCCGTGCTCGATACGAATGTCCTGCTCGCTGCCCTGCGCTCGCGCAACGGAGCTTCTTTTGAAATCCTTTCCCGTTTTGCCAAAGACCAGTTTGTCATGGTCATCGGAAACACCGTGCTATCCGAGTATGACGAAGTGCTCAAACGGGAATGCCCCGGCTTCGGAATCCCGCTTGAGACCATTGACCGCTATCTCGATGCCATTTGCGCCCGAGCCATCTTCTTCCAAACATCCGCATTTTGGAAACCGGCACTTCCCGACCCTGATGACGAGGCGTTCGCCCAGCTTGCGCTCGAAGCAAAAGTAGGGTATCTCATAACACACAACCAACGCCACTTTCCCGCCGACCGCCTCCCGGCCTTGAAAATCACAACGCCCAGGGAATTCCTCGATATCCTCCAAACCGCAAAGCCATGA
- a CDS encoding addiction module protein has product MLAKEQISRMSSSERMEAMELLWESFSTEGIDYPSPDWHAKVLAERSEIIDSGKATWLSVDELQARLANR; this is encoded by the coding sequence ATGTTGGCAAAGGAGCAAATTTCCCGGATGTCATCCAGCGAGCGGATGGAAGCCATGGAGCTTCTGTGGGAATCGTTCTCCACGGAAGGGATCGATTACCCCTCGCCCGATTGGCACGCCAAGGTTCTCGCCGAGCGATCCGAAATCATCGACTCCGGCAAGGCGACCTGGCTCTCGGTCGATGAGCTTCAAGCTCGTTTGGCGAACCGATGA
- a CDS encoding type II toxin-antitoxin system RelE/ParE family toxin — MKRHVVVLAEAANDIERGIDFYDAIEDGVGRYFRDSIIADLRRLGLYFGEHRIHLGFFRALSSRFPYAIYYRDKDDIRQVVAVLDLRRSPKWIRETLTKR; from the coding sequence ATGAAAAGGCACGTCGTCGTTCTCGCGGAAGCGGCCAACGACATCGAACGCGGGATCGACTTCTACGACGCGATCGAAGATGGCGTCGGCAGGTATTTCAGGGACTCGATCATCGCGGATCTCCGTCGGCTCGGACTCTATTTCGGCGAGCACCGGATTCACTTGGGGTTCTTCCGGGCGCTATCGTCCAGGTTTCCCTACGCCATCTACTACCGGGACAAGGATGACATCCGGCAGGTTGTCGCCGTGCTGGATCTACGCCGATCACCGAAATGGATCCGGGAGACGCTTACCAAACGGTGA
- a CDS encoding exonuclease: MTDDVNWILLDTETTGFARPVFAVDLAAQKMCGWEKDGEPFRRMLNHGCKISDEASRVHGYTREILERDGSPPAEVYGEFAEYADGLPVVAYNLAYDWNRVLLPEWKRLGISPIGAPGFCALKLAQRLLDPVPAGNCKLQTLRQYYRLPESGAHTALGDVLTVIDLMQQMLRPLAEKRGLDTWEKIVGFAGDDWFPSRLSFGKFKGRLYQEAREDAELRAWLEWLAESSNGRSSAMGRWYLRQLENGCGLEDAAFLDLQIQGDTGGATVEAGLVVFQQPELELYQRLVEAARNRLAELELEFGIEKSKVDSVRSRLFAALRASYQERDRLRLLVQFRKAFIERLLAEGEEAAGATKDDYQREAAGKDREYDSTASALEGKRELNDDETERLKRLWKKLVRMFHPDLYEHDPEKRKTYERLTQAINDARDRGDIELLELIAKDTQAFILKQGWASIALDGERELKDLRSLYVHLQASILEMIETLDELRTSPEMEIFQEVELDESVIERNAAAQREELRQEIEDLKAEAERVAEEARELAGEVPF; the protein is encoded by the coding sequence ATGACAGACGACGTAAATTGGATCCTTCTCGACACAGAAACCACCGGCTTCGCCCGGCCTGTCTTTGCTGTGGATCTTGCAGCGCAGAAGATGTGCGGCTGGGAAAAGGACGGCGAGCCGTTCCGGCGGATGCTCAATCACGGGTGCAAGATTTCCGATGAGGCATCGCGGGTGCATGGGTATACCCGTGAGATTCTGGAGCGGGATGGGAGTCCCCCGGCGGAGGTTTACGGGGAGTTTGCGGAGTATGCGGACGGTTTACCGGTGGTGGCCTACAATCTTGCATATGACTGGAACCGGGTGCTGTTGCCGGAGTGGAAACGACTGGGAATTTCCCCTATCGGCGCGCCGGGTTTCTGTGCCCTGAAGCTGGCGCAGCGGCTGCTCGATCCTGTGCCTGCGGGAAACTGCAAGCTCCAGACGCTGCGTCAATATTACCGCTTGCCGGAGAGCGGGGCTCATACGGCGCTGGGTGACGTGCTGACGGTGATCGACCTGATGCAGCAGATGCTGCGGCCCTTGGCGGAGAAGCGCGGACTGGATACATGGGAGAAGATCGTGGGCTTCGCGGGCGACGATTGGTTTCCCTCGCGGCTCTCATTCGGCAAATTCAAGGGCAGGCTTTATCAGGAGGCGCGGGAGGATGCGGAGCTGCGGGCGTGGCTGGAATGGTTGGCGGAGTCCTCGAACGGACGGAGTTCGGCGATGGGGCGCTGGTATCTCAGGCAACTTGAGAACGGCTGCGGGCTGGAAGATGCGGCGTTTCTCGACCTGCAAATCCAGGGGGATACGGGCGGAGCCACCGTCGAGGCCGGGCTGGTGGTTTTCCAGCAACCGGAGCTGGAGCTTTACCAGCGGCTGGTGGAAGCGGCGCGGAACCGGCTGGCGGAGTTGGAGCTGGAATTCGGGATCGAGAAATCAAAGGTTGATTCGGTACGCTCCAGGCTCTTCGCGGCATTGCGAGCAAGCTATCAGGAACGCGACCGTCTGCGGCTGTTGGTGCAGTTCCGCAAGGCCTTCATCGAACGTCTGCTGGCGGAAGGCGAGGAAGCCGCCGGAGCGACGAAGGACGACTATCAGCGCGAGGCGGCGGGGAAGGATCGGGAATATGATTCCACGGCATCGGCGCTGGAGGGGAAACGGGAACTTAACGACGACGAAACAGAACGCCTGAAACGGCTTTGGAAAAAGCTCGTTCGGATGTTTCACCCGGATCTCTACGAGCACGATCCGGAAAAGCGCAAGACCTACGAACGGCTCACCCAGGCAATCAACGATGCCCGCGACCGGGGTGACATCGAGTTGCTGGAACTCATCGCGAAGGATACTCAGGCATTCATTCTCAAGCAAGGATGGGCAAGCATTGCCCTCGACGGCGAACGCGAGCTAAAGGATCTCCGGTCTCTTTACGTACACCTCCAGGCAAGTATCCTGGAGATGATCGAGACTCTGGACGAATTGCGGACCAGTCCGGAGATGGAAATCTTCCAGGAAGTGGAACTGGACGAATCTGTAATCGAGCGGAACGCCGCTGCGCAGCGCGAGGAATTGAGGCAGGAGATCGAAGACCTGAAAGCCGAAGCGGAACGCGTGGCGGAAGAAGCGCGGGAGCTGGCGGGCGAGGTGCCGTTTTGA
- a CDS encoding PAS domain S-box protein, translated as MPKKPNNEDTDADLRRRAERRAKETTAKPAAPNSETDIRRMLHELEVHQIELEMQNAELRRARDDAETQRDLYTDLYDFAPVGYFTLAPDGIIRLANLTGSLLAGVDRAKLAGRAFSLLLSPDMRADFKAFLEKAFWEGSRQSIDTVITSGSAPPRIVNIKVLSSANGEECSAVVMDITERTQAEEQVLASEIRYRRLFEAAHDGVLLIDPETSRITDANPFMTKLLGYPRGQLIGKELFEIGLLKDEAASREMFRNLKTNHEVRYEDLPLESEDGRLHEVEVVANLYQEGDHSIIQCNIRDITARKLAEDKSRRSGILFTSLIEQAPVGVYVVSTDFRMQQANPTAMAVFQNVGPLIGRDFSEIVRAVWPRRAADQIIREFRRTLKTGEPYRSPAFAERRRDLGVKEVYEWQIQRVTLPDDEYGVVCFFENTTERAEAEAARRRLEVLSASNLKLKQQIVRRHAVEADLRSSRLEQSRLLKQSRRQEMKLRNLSHRLLHAQEDERKRISRELHDVIIQTLVGINVHMAALSSGAAANPRSLQKRVESTHELVSKAVETVHRFARELRPTMLDELGLIPTLQAFLKQFMEETGIRVRLKVFAGIEQSTDTVRTGLFRVAQEALTNVARHAKASQVEVSIRLVDGVIRMEIKDDGQGFDNTGTSTGKRKNRLGLLGMRERVEMMGGVFQVESAPGEPTTIRVEVPAEKGGKRKSRKKG; from the coding sequence ATGCCGAAGAAGCCGAACAACGAGGATACGGACGCCGACTTGCGCCGCCGCGCCGAACGGCGCGCCAAGGAAACCACTGCGAAACCCGCCGCCCCCAATTCCGAGACCGACATCCGGCGCATGCTCCACGAACTGGAGGTTCACCAGATCGAGCTGGAGATGCAGAATGCGGAGCTCCGTCGCGCCCGCGATGATGCGGAGACGCAACGCGACCTTTACACCGACCTCTATGATTTCGCACCGGTCGGCTATTTCACCCTCGCACCCGATGGGATCATCCGGCTTGCCAACCTGACCGGCTCCCTGCTGGCCGGCGTCGATCGCGCGAAACTTGCGGGACGTGCCTTCTCGCTTTTGCTTTCCCCTGACATGCGGGCGGATTTCAAAGCCTTCCTTGAGAAGGCTTTCTGGGAGGGATCCAGGCAGTCCATCGATACCGTGATCACCAGCGGAAGCGCCCCGCCGCGTATCGTGAACATCAAGGTGCTGAGCTCGGCCAACGGGGAGGAATGCAGCGCCGTGGTGATGGATATCACCGAGCGAACCCAGGCGGAGGAACAGGTGCTGGCTTCGGAAATCCGCTACCGCCGCCTCTTCGAAGCGGCACACGACGGCGTCCTGCTCATCGATCCCGAAACCTCCAGGATCACCGATGCGAATCCGTTCATGACGAAGCTGCTGGGCTATCCGCGCGGGCAATTGATCGGCAAGGAGCTTTTCGAAATAGGCCTGCTCAAGGATGAGGCGGCGAGCCGCGAAATGTTCCGCAACCTAAAAACGAACCATGAAGTCCGCTACGAGGATCTGCCGCTGGAAAGCGAGGACGGGCGGCTCCACGAGGTGGAGGTGGTGGCGAATCTCTATCAGGAGGGAGACCACTCCATCATCCAGTGCAACATCCGCGACATCACGGCGCGCAAACTCGCGGAAGACAAATCGCGCCGGAGCGGGATTCTTTTCACCTCCCTCATCGAACAGGCACCCGTCGGCGTTTACGTGGTGAGCACCGATTTCCGCATGCAACAGGCCAACCCGACGGCAATGGCGGTTTTCCAAAATGTCGGCCCCCTGATCGGCCGGGATTTTTCCGAGATCGTGCGCGCCGTCTGGCCGCGGCGGGCTGCGGATCAGATCATCAGGGAATTCCGGCGCACCCTCAAAACCGGAGAGCCCTACCGGTCACCCGCGTTTGCCGAGCGACGCCGGGATCTCGGGGTGAAGGAGGTTTACGAGTGGCAGATCCAGCGGGTCACCTTGCCGGACGACGAATACGGGGTGGTATGCTTTTTCGAAAACACCACGGAGCGCGCCGAGGCCGAGGCCGCACGGCGGCGTTTGGAAGTGCTGAGCGCATCGAACCTGAAACTGAAACAGCAAATCGTCAGGCGCCACGCGGTGGAGGCGGATCTTCGCTCGTCCAGGCTGGAGCAGAGCCGCTTGCTGAAACAATCCCGCCGCCAGGAAATGAAATTGCGGAATCTTTCCCATCGGCTCCTGCATGCCCAGGAGGACGAGCGGAAGCGCATCAGCCGCGAGTTGCATGACGTGATCATCCAGACCCTGGTGGGCATCAATGTCCACATGGCGGCCTTGTCCAGTGGAGCCGCTGCAAATCCGAGAAGCCTCCAGAAGAGGGTCGAGAGCACCCATGAGCTGGTGTCAAAGGCAGTCGAAACCGTGCATCGCTTCGCAAGGGAATTGCGCCCGACCATGCTGGACGAACTGGGACTGATCCCAACCCTCCAGGCATTCCTAAAACAATTCATGGAAGAGACCGGCATCCGCGTCAGGCTCAAGGTCTTCGCCGGGATCGAGCAATCGACGGACACCGTGCGAACGGGGCTTTTCCGCGTCGCCCAGGAGGCGCTCACCAACGTGGCTCGCCATGCGAAGGCCAGCCAGGTGGAAGTGAGCATCCGGCTCGTTGACGGCGTGATCCGCATGGAAATCAAGGACGACGGGCAGGGCTTCGACAACACCGGCACCTCGACCGGCAAAAGGAAGAACCGCCTCGGCCTGCTCGGCATGAGGGAGCGCGTCGAGATGATGGGCGGCGTGTTCCAGGTGGAATCCGCGCCCGGCGAACCCACCACCATCCGGGTGGAAGTACCAGCCGAAAAAGGCGGGAAAAGGAAATCCCGCAAGAAGGGTTAG
- a CDS encoding chemotaxis protein CheB — translation MQPMKDSPCEPAQCVIAIAASVGGLNALSVILAALPADFPAAIAIVMHLSPDHKSLLAEILKCRTPLDVRQAETGDVLCHSSVFVAVPNHHMFVLSGGIIEISSATAEKVHFARPSAEPLFASVASLYKRNAIAVVLTGGDGDGSIGVGIIKDNGGTVIAQDRPTSQDFSMPQTAIETGDVDFVLPLEEIAPRLIELVGAGEVVHAS, via the coding sequence ATGCAACCCATGAAAGACAGCCCCTGCGAGCCAGCCCAATGCGTCATCGCAATCGCCGCATCGGTGGGCGGGCTAAACGCGCTGTCGGTCATTCTGGCAGCCTTGCCGGCTGATTTTCCGGCGGCTATCGCCATCGTCATGCATCTCTCGCCGGATCATAAGAGCCTTCTGGCCGAGATCCTGAAGTGCCGCACGCCCTTGGATGTCAGGCAGGCCGAGACCGGCGACGTGTTATGCCATTCCAGCGTCTTTGTGGCCGTGCCCAACCATCACATGTTCGTCCTGTCGGGCGGCATCATCGAGATCTCTTCGGCAACGGCGGAGAAAGTCCATTTCGCGCGCCCATCGGCCGAACCGCTGTTTGCTTCGGTGGCGTCGCTTTACAAAAGGAATGCCATCGCGGTGGTGCTCACCGGGGGGGATGGGGACGGGTCAATCGGGGTGGGCATCATCAAGGACAATGGCGGGACGGTCATCGCGCAGGATCGCCCCACTTCGCAGGATTTCAGCATGCCGCAAACCGCGATCGAGACCGGCGACGTTGACTTCGTTTTGCCATTGGAAGAGATAGCCCCACGATTGATCGAGCTGGTCGGTGCGGGGGAGGTCGTGCATGCATCATGA
- a CDS encoding PIN domain-containing protein, translating into MNCSPLSRKPYNRKISSALDSLFDSNVWLALTFSAHPHHSLAKQVFDAVTEESPACFCRASQQSFLRLATTPALLRAYGAEGFTNQDAVSLIASLAKLPKIHLLAEAPDLEPLWHRLAGLPSSSPKVWMDAYLAAFAILHDAEFVTLDRDFRNYEKDGLKLRLLTS; encoded by the coding sequence ATGAATTGCTCTCCCTTGAGCAGGAAACCTTACAACAGGAAGATCTCCAGCGCCTTGGACTCGCTCTTTGATTCCAACGTGTGGCTGGCACTCACGTTCTCGGCCCACCCGCATCACTCCCTCGCGAAGCAGGTCTTCGACGCAGTCACCGAGGAATCCCCCGCCTGCTTCTGCCGGGCGAGCCAGCAAAGTTTCCTCCGCCTCGCCACCACCCCGGCCTTGCTCCGTGCCTACGGCGCTGAGGGATTCACCAATCAGGACGCGGTGAGCCTGATTGCCTCGCTCGCCAAACTGCCAAAAATCCACCTGCTTGCCGAAGCTCCGGATTTGGAGCCGCTCTGGCACCGCCTCGCCGGACTACCATCCTCCTCACCCAAAGTCTGGATGGACGCCTACCTCGCCGCCTTCGCCATCCTTCACGACGCGGAGTTCGTCACGCTTGACCGGGACTTCCGGAACTACGAAAAGGACGGGCTGAAACTGAGACTTCTGACTTCATAA